The Halalkalibacter krulwichiae genome has a segment encoding these proteins:
- a CDS encoding Cof-type HAD-IIB family hydrolase produces MVNNRQIKLIAIDMDGTLLNDCHEISMENRKAIQEAEEKGIHVVISTGRTRMSCDELVNSLALHAHLITVNGSEIWDENRTLIERQLLDLQHIEQMWGLKQQHDATCWAATVNKVIREEFPSDLSSHEWMKFGFDIEEDDTRKKILAELQKNKELEVTNSSPTNIEINAAGVNKANALKKVCERLGITMDHVLAMGDSLNDLAMIKEAGIGVAMGNAQPFVKQSADWITATNVENGVAKAIQRWALRSSSQ; encoded by the coding sequence ATGGTTAATAATAGACAAATTAAATTAATTGCCATTGATATGGACGGGACATTGTTAAATGACTGTCATGAGATTTCAATGGAAAATAGAAAGGCAATTCAAGAAGCTGAAGAAAAAGGAATTCACGTTGTTATTAGTACTGGAAGAACTAGAATGTCATGCGATGAGTTGGTCAATTCTTTGGCGCTCCATGCTCATTTGATTACAGTCAATGGCAGTGAAATTTGGGATGAAAATAGAACTCTTATTGAACGTCAATTGCTTGACCTGCAACACATCGAACAGATGTGGGGGCTTAAGCAGCAGCATGATGCAACTTGCTGGGCGGCTACGGTAAATAAAGTGATAAGAGAGGAGTTTCCTAGTGACTTATCCTCACATGAGTGGATGAAGTTTGGTTTTGATATTGAAGAGGATGACACGAGAAAGAAGATCTTGGCTGAGCTTCAGAAGAATAAAGAACTTGAAGTGACCAATTCAAGTCCAACTAATATAGAAATAAATGCAGCTGGGGTAAACAAAGCAAATGCCTTGAAGAAAGTCTGTGAGCGGTTAGGCATTACAATGGATCATGTTTTAGCAATGGGAGATAGTTTAAATGACTTAGCCATGATTAAAGAGGCGGGAATTGGGGTTGCCATGGGTAACGCACAACCATTCGTTAAGCAGTCTGCCGATTGGATAACGGCAACAAATGTTGAAAATGGTGTCGCAAAGGCGATTCAAAGATGGGCATTACGTTCTAGCAGTCAGTAA